A genomic stretch from Lysobacter soyae includes:
- a CDS encoding GntP family permease — protein sequence MAFLIVLAALVFLMFVAYRGYSVILFAPVAALGAVLLTDPSLVAPMFSGLFMDKMVGFLKNYFPVFLLGAIFGKVIELSGFSRSIVAATIRVVGASRAMLAIVLVCALLTYGGVSLFVVVFAVYPFAAELFRQGDIPKRLIPGTIALGAFTFTMDALPGTPQIQNIIPTTFFKTNTWAAPWLGTVGAVFILLVGMLYLEWRRRSALAAGEGYATKTPLRNEPAEFTGGALAHPLIALLPLLVVGVANKVLTVVIPNLYGESTSFIPAVIGAPAPVVQEVSKIAAIWAVEGALLLGIATVFVFAGKTVIQRFAEGSKDAIGGAMLSAMNTASEYGFGAVIAALPGFLLFAETLRKIPDPLVNEAVTVTALAGITGSASGGMSIALAAMADTFIRNAEAAGIPLEVFHRVAAMASGGMDTLPHNGAVITLLAVTGLTHREAYKDIFAITIVKTLAVFLIIATFYLTGWV from the coding sequence ATGGCTTTCCTGATCGTGCTGGCCGCCCTGGTCTTCCTGATGTTTGTCGCTTATCGGGGCTACAGCGTCATCCTGTTCGCACCGGTCGCCGCGCTCGGCGCCGTGTTGCTGACCGACCCGAGCTTGGTCGCGCCGATGTTCAGCGGCCTGTTCATGGACAAAATGGTCGGCTTCTTGAAGAACTATTTTCCCGTGTTCCTGCTCGGGGCGATTTTCGGAAAAGTGATTGAACTGTCCGGGTTCTCAAGGTCGATCGTGGCGGCGACGATCCGGGTGGTCGGCGCGAGCCGTGCCATGTTGGCGATCGTGCTGGTTTGTGCATTGCTTACCTACGGCGGTGTGTCGCTGTTCGTCGTGGTCTTCGCCGTGTACCCATTTGCGGCCGAACTGTTCCGCCAAGGCGATATTCCGAAACGGCTGATTCCGGGCACGATCGCACTTGGCGCGTTTACGTTCACCATGGACGCGCTGCCCGGCACACCGCAAATTCAAAACATCATCCCGACGACTTTCTTCAAGACCAACACCTGGGCGGCGCCGTGGTTGGGCACGGTGGGCGCGGTCTTCATTTTGCTGGTCGGCATGCTGTATCTCGAGTGGCGGCGCCGAAGTGCGCTCGCCGCAGGCGAGGGATATGCCACCAAGACACCTTTGCGCAATGAGCCGGCCGAGTTCACCGGTGGCGCTTTGGCACACCCCTTGATTGCCTTGCTGCCGTTGCTGGTGGTCGGGGTCGCCAACAAAGTCTTGACCGTGGTGATTCCGAATCTCTACGGAGAATCGACCAGTTTTATTCCTGCCGTTATCGGCGCGCCCGCGCCGGTTGTGCAGGAAGTGTCCAAGATTGCCGCGATCTGGGCGGTGGAGGGTGCGTTGTTGTTGGGCATCGCCACCGTATTTGTCTTCGCAGGGAAAACCGTGATCCAGCGCTTTGCCGAAGGCAGCAAGGACGCCATCGGCGGCGCAATGTTGTCGGCGATGAACACTGCGAGTGAATACGGTTTCGGTGCGGTCATTGCCGCGTTGCCCGGCTTCCTCTTGTTCGCCGAAACGCTGCGCAAGATTCCGGATCCGTTGGTCAACGAAGCGGTGACCGTGACCGCGCTGGCGGGCATCACCGGCTCCGCCTCAGGCGGCATGAGCATCGCGTTGGCGGCGATGGCCGATACCTTCATCCGCAACGCCGAAGCCGCGGGAATTCCATTGGAAGTTTTCCACCGCGTCGCGGCGATGGCTTCGGGCGGCATGGACACGCTGCCGCACAACGGCGCGGTGATCACCTTGTTGGCGGTCACTGGCCTCACCCACCGGGAAGCCTACAAAGACATTTTTGCCATCACGATTGTCAAAACCCTGGCGGTGTTTTTGATCATTGCAACTTTCTATCTCACTGGATGGGTCTGA
- a CDS encoding YifB family Mg chelatase-like AAA ATPase, whose protein sequence is MALAVVHSRARLGVRAPEVAVEVHLGGGLPRMSIVGLPEAAVRESKDRVRAAFASAQFDFPARAITVNLAPADLPKQGGAFDLPIALGILVASGQLPEKCLRGREFMGELGLTGDLKPIRGVLPAALASVQSKRQLVVPSANAVEAALCEVADIRTATDLRALVDQLKRNAPAPALPARCVSGDDNTFADMADVHGQWSARRALEIAAAGEHHVLFAGPPGCGKSMLAARLPGIMPLASDAEALETAAIASLSSHADPSAPWRRRPFRSPHHTASAVALIGGGSDPRPGEVSLAHNGVLFLDEFTEWSRHALQCLREPLESGVVHIARASKQLTYPARFQLIAAMNPCPCGHAGDPSQRCACMPDAIARYRAKVSGPLLDRIDLHVSLSRISAAELHGAHARGESSADIRARVIRSRDLQLQRQGFPNARLQGDALTHHCTAQMADAPGFHAAGERLRLSARASHRVIRVARTIADLAGTDHITQAHWMEALSFRPIQ, encoded by the coding sequence ATGGCTTTGGCCGTCGTGCACAGTCGTGCGCGCTTGGGGGTGCGTGCGCCTGAAGTGGCCGTCGAAGTGCATTTGGGCGGCGGTTTGCCGCGCATGTCCATCGTCGGCCTGCCCGAGGCGGCGGTACGCGAATCCAAAGATCGTGTGCGCGCCGCCTTCGCCAGTGCGCAGTTCGACTTTCCGGCGCGCGCCATCACGGTCAATCTTGCGCCGGCCGATTTGCCCAAACAAGGCGGCGCCTTTGACCTGCCGATTGCCTTGGGCATTTTGGTGGCCTCCGGTCAGCTGCCGGAGAAGTGCTTGCGCGGGCGCGAGTTCATGGGCGAGCTCGGACTGACCGGCGATCTAAAACCGATACGGGGCGTGTTGCCTGCGGCATTGGCCAGCGTCCAATCCAAACGGCAGTTGGTGGTGCCGAGCGCCAACGCCGTTGAGGCCGCGCTCTGTGAAGTGGCCGATATTCGCACTGCAACCGATTTGCGCGCGCTGGTCGATCAACTCAAACGCAACGCACCGGCACCGGCCTTGCCTGCGCGCTGCGTCAGCGGAGATGACAACACGTTCGCGGACATGGCCGATGTGCACGGGCAATGGTCGGCGCGACGCGCATTGGAAATTGCTGCCGCGGGTGAACACCATGTGCTCTTTGCCGGCCCACCGGGCTGTGGCAAAAGCATGCTGGCCGCGCGGCTGCCGGGGATCATGCCGCTCGCCAGCGATGCCGAAGCTTTGGAGACCGCGGCGATCGCGTCCTTGTCCAGCCATGCCGACCCCAGCGCACCGTGGCGACGGCGCCCGTTCCGCTCGCCCCACCACACGGCAAGTGCGGTGGCGCTGATCGGCGGGGGCAGCGATCCCCGCCCCGGCGAAGTATCGCTGGCGCACAACGGCGTGTTGTTCTTGGACGAGTTCACCGAATGGAGCCGCCATGCCCTGCAATGCCTGCGTGAACCGTTGGAGTCAGGCGTGGTGCACATCGCGCGCGCATCCAAACAATTGACCTATCCGGCGCGCTTTCAATTGATTGCGGCCATGAATCCCTGTCCCTGCGGCCATGCCGGCGATCCGTCGCAACGTTGCGCCTGCATGCCGGATGCCATCGCACGCTACCGCGCGAAAGTCTCAGGTCCTTTGTTGGATCGGATTGATCTGCACGTGTCGTTGTCGCGCATCAGCGCGGCTGAACTGCATGGCGCGCACGCTCGCGGTGAATCCAGCGCGGACATTCGTGCCCGAGTCATCCGGTCACGCGATCTTCAATTGCAACGACAGGGATTTCCGAACGCCCGCCTGCAAGGGGACGCACTCACGCACCATTGCACAGCGCAAATGGCAGACGCCCCGGGTTTCCACGCAGCGGGCGAACGTTTGCGGCTATCGGCGCGCGCGAGCCACCGCGTGATTCGGGTGGCGCGCACGATTGCCGATTTGGCCGGCACCGATCACATCACGCAGGCGCACTGGATGGAAGCGTTGTCGTTCAGACCCATCCAGTGA
- the ubiK gene encoding ubiquinone biosynthesis accessory factor UbiK, translating to MIDFSQLDDLARRLGNLLPPGVRENREELQQNFKAVLQSGLAKLDLVTREEFEVQRAVLLRTREKIEMLERRLAEIERGDDDANTQNFAH from the coding sequence ATGATCGACTTCAGCCAATTGGATGACCTCGCCCGCCGCCTCGGCAATTTGTTGCCGCCGGGAGTGCGCGAGAACCGTGAAGAACTGCAGCAAAACTTCAAAGCGGTGTTGCAATCCGGCTTGGCGAAGCTGGACCTCGTGACGCGCGAAGAGTTTGAAGTGCAGCGCGCGGTGTTGCTGCGCACGCGCGAAAAGATCGAGATGCTCGAGCGCCGCCTGGCCGAAATCGAACGCGGCGACGACGACGCCAACACCCAGAATTTCGCCCACTAA
- a CDS encoding P-II family nitrogen regulator, protein MKMVMAIIKPFKLDDVREALADVGVAGITVTEVKGFGRQKGHTELYRGAEYVVDFLPKLKLEVAVAGDQVEAVTEAIMQSAGTGKIGDGKIFVWDLERVVRIRTGELDGDAL, encoded by the coding sequence ATGAAAATGGTGATGGCCATCATCAAGCCGTTCAAACTCGATGACGTGCGCGAAGCGCTCGCGGACGTCGGCGTGGCCGGCATCACGGTGACGGAAGTGAAGGGTTTCGGTCGGCAAAAAGGTCACACCGAGCTCTATCGCGGCGCGGAATACGTCGTCGATTTCCTGCCCAAGCTGAAATTGGAAGTCGCCGTGGCCGGCGATCAAGTCGAAGCCGTCACCGAAGCGATCATGCAAAGCGCCGGCACCGGAAAAATCGGCGATGGCAAGATTTTCGTCTGGGATCTCGAACGGGTGGTGCGCATTCGCACCGGCGAATTGGACGGCGACGCGCTCTAA
- a CDS encoding GGDEF domain-containing protein, translating into MRLLLSSSAARAAQWLALLWLSMPAVGATTGAVTPPKVATQISSTANFEQALFEFHQAEQENLPPEEYLRQLSAIETRFAGSRRTSKRKIVIDAERCPYFAFSGAQESATYIASGIERATHAKMPIAENMFRLCELGLQGDTLDSIALDGVIARFNALESPYQKARALALRADVNSVRGDIAEALLDYQRARAAFARAGIPGALPNMAVGEAIARRRMGDLAGAEATLVAALPHWRTADNPRELAYVNIQLGFVKIEAGDSAAAKAALRQALLEARRAKDPNIEGAALIGLGYAQVRNSEWAEGLAAARQARALLKVEDPAARRDVAMSRYVEGVGLAGMGQLNAASYALDAALKDFQALKNDRLTALALKAKADLLADQGQPQAALETFKQYMAIEARLHKKMLIEQSTLLRQEYEIQSQAFETRELRINRLAQERQLSVLQTARRWQGLALVATLVSLVLVGMFAWRQWRRGRKLNVLAHQDPLTRLANRNRMEHFAQTHMSQADASGAPLSLLILDLDHFKVINDTYGHLVGDIVLKEVTRVWSDTMRSNDLLGRFGGEEFLALCPGVDLGTAVAVGNRLRQAAANMQLGAIDPNLKITVSVGVAQYVKGETRDQWIERADRALYAAKQNGRDRVEAAPRAV; encoded by the coding sequence GTGCGCTTGCTACTTTCGAGTTCCGCTGCCCGAGCTGCGCAATGGTTGGCGCTGCTCTGGTTGTCGATGCCCGCAGTTGGCGCGACCACAGGGGCAGTGACGCCGCCCAAAGTGGCGACGCAGATCTCCTCGACCGCAAATTTCGAGCAGGCCTTGTTCGAGTTTCATCAGGCCGAGCAGGAGAACCTGCCCCCCGAGGAATATTTGCGGCAACTCTCCGCGATTGAAACCCGGTTCGCCGGATCGCGGCGCACTTCAAAACGCAAGATCGTGATCGATGCCGAGCGCTGCCCGTACTTCGCGTTTTCAGGTGCGCAAGAATCGGCCACCTACATTGCCAGCGGCATCGAACGCGCGACGCACGCCAAGATGCCCATTGCCGAAAACATGTTCCGTCTCTGCGAGCTTGGGCTTCAAGGCGATACCTTGGATAGCATTGCCTTGGACGGCGTCATTGCGCGTTTCAACGCGCTTGAATCGCCCTATCAAAAGGCGCGCGCCTTGGCGCTTCGTGCCGACGTCAATTCTGTGCGCGGCGACATCGCAGAAGCCCTGCTCGACTATCAACGTGCACGCGCCGCCTTCGCACGCGCCGGCATCCCCGGTGCGCTGCCGAACATGGCGGTCGGTGAAGCCATCGCGCGCCGACGCATGGGCGATCTGGCCGGTGCAGAAGCGACCTTGGTCGCAGCGTTGCCGCATTGGCGCACGGCCGACAATCCGCGCGAGCTAGCTTACGTCAACATCCAGCTGGGCTTCGTGAAAATCGAAGCGGGCGATTCCGCAGCCGCAAAGGCCGCTTTGCGGCAAGCGCTACTCGAGGCGCGCCGCGCCAAAGACCCGAATATTGAAGGCGCCGCCTTGATCGGTTTGGGCTATGCACAAGTACGTAACAGTGAGTGGGCCGAGGGCTTGGCCGCCGCGCGTCAGGCCCGTGCCCTGTTGAAAGTGGAAGATCCGGCCGCGCGTCGCGACGTGGCGATGTCGCGTTACGTCGAAGGGGTCGGCTTGGCGGGAATGGGTCAACTGAATGCGGCGAGCTACGCCTTGGACGCTGCACTGAAAGATTTCCAAGCCCTCAAGAACGACCGCCTGACCGCATTGGCGCTGAAAGCCAAGGCCGACTTGTTGGCGGACCAAGGACAGCCGCAGGCGGCACTCGAAACGTTTAAGCAGTACATGGCGATCGAGGCACGCCTGCACAAAAAAATGTTGATCGAGCAGAGCACCTTGCTCCGGCAGGAGTACGAGATTCAATCTCAGGCGTTCGAAACGCGGGAGCTGCGCATAAACCGCTTGGCACAGGAACGACAACTTTCCGTGCTGCAGACGGCGCGACGTTGGCAGGGCTTGGCGCTGGTGGCGACATTGGTGTCGTTGGTTTTGGTCGGCATGTTTGCCTGGCGGCAGTGGCGGCGCGGTCGGAAATTGAATGTCTTGGCGCATCAGGATCCGTTAACGCGGCTCGCCAACCGCAATCGCATGGAACATTTCGCCCAAACGCATATGAGCCAAGCCGATGCTTCAGGTGCGCCGCTCAGTTTGCTGATTCTCGACCTCGATCATTTCAAAGTGATCAACGACACCTACGGTCATCTGGTCGGCGACATCGTGTTGAAGGAGGTCACGCGGGTGTGGAGCGACACCATGCGCTCAAACGACTTGCTTGGACGTTTCGGCGGCGAGGAATTTTTGGCCTTGTGCCCCGGCGTCGATCTCGGCACCGCCGTTGCGGTTGGCAATCGTTTGCGTCAAGCCGCAGCCAACATGCAGTTGGGCGCGATTGACCCGAATTTGAAAATCACCGTCAGTGTCGGCGTCGCGCAATACGTGAAAGGCGAAACCCGGGATCAGTGGATTGAACGTGCCGATCGCGCGCTGTACGCCGCCAAACAGAATGGGCGTGATCGCGTTGAGGCCGCCCCGCGAGCGGTTTAG
- the speE gene encoding polyamine aminopropyltransferase — protein sequence MTPNDWHYEPFEPTGSAIGFRIKGKLDEVQSPFQKIEIYESTDWGNLMLIDGAMMLTTRDNFFYHEMIAHPVLFTHPAPKRVVIIGGGDCGTLREVLKHPGVEKATQCDIDEQVTRMAEKYFPELCESNGDARADILWDDGLAYMKNCEPGSVDIVIVDSTDPVGPAEGLFNAAFFADCARALKDDGILVQQSESPLALLDLIKEMRVEMGKAGFTTFETLPFPQPCYPTGWWSVTMARKSGGFDFREADARAKAFDTRYYTADIHIGARHLPPFVADALKA from the coding sequence ATGACTCCCAACGATTGGCACTACGAACCCTTCGAACCCACCGGCTCGGCCATCGGCTTCCGCATCAAAGGCAAGCTCGATGAAGTGCAATCGCCATTTCAGAAGATCGAGATCTACGAATCGACCGACTGGGGCAATCTGATGCTGATTGACGGCGCGATGATGCTGACCACGCGCGACAATTTTTTCTATCACGAGATGATTGCGCACCCCGTGTTGTTCACCCATCCGGCGCCCAAGCGCGTGGTGATCATCGGCGGCGGCGACTGCGGCACCTTGCGTGAAGTCTTGAAGCATCCGGGCGTGGAGAAAGCCACGCAATGCGACATCGACGAGCAAGTCACGCGCATGGCGGAAAAGTATTTCCCCGAGCTATGCGAATCCAACGGTGATGCGCGCGCCGACATCCTGTGGGACGACGGCCTCGCCTACATGAAAAATTGCGAACCCGGCAGCGTCGACATCGTCATCGTCGATTCCACCGATCCCGTCGGTCCGGCCGAAGGGCTGTTCAACGCCGCATTTTTTGCCGATTGCGCCCGTGCGCTGAAAGACGACGGCATTCTCGTCCAACAATCCGAATCGCCGTTGGCACTTCTGGATTTGATCAAAGAGATGCGCGTCGAGATGGGCAAGGCCGGTTTCACCACGTTTGAAACCCTGCCCTTCCCGCAGCCTTGCTATCCGACCGGCTGGTGGAGCGTGACGATGGCGCGCAAGTCCGGCGGTTTCGATTTCCGCGAGGCGGACGCACGCGCCAAAGCGTTTGATACGCGTTACTACACCGCTGACATCCACATCGGTGCGCGCCATCTGCCGCCCTTCGTGGCGGACGCATTGAAAGCCTGA
- the speA gene encoding arginine decarboxylase gives MSAWNLEAARKTYSIPHWSEGYFDVDGDGRVVVSPLGAEGPKIALAEAVNRALQGGAHLPVLVRFPDILGHRLAKLQGAFAQAQQDWDYRGGYTAVYPIKVNQHAGVAGTLASHHGEGFGLEAGSKPELMAVLALSRPGGLIVCNGYKDREYIRLALIGRKLGLQTYIVIEKPSELKLVLEESKNLGVKPGLGVRMRLASLGAGKWQNSGGDKAKFGLNPRQVLDLWKSLRDAELGDCLELLHFHMGSQISNVRDIANGMREATRYFVELSKLGAKISHVDVGGGLGIDYEGTRSRSYNSVNYGVHHYASSIVQPLAQACEQNDLPPPRIVTECGRAMTAHHAVLVANVSEVEQAPEGRVPPHNEDESQPVRDLRELHAELAERPAVEVFHEATQAHAEGLSLYALGQIDLVQRARIDDLFYAIAHAVKSRLTYDEKSHRDLLDELNERLVDKYFVNFSVFESMPDVWAIDQVFPIVPIERLNEAPTRRGIIADLTCDSDGKIDVYVENEDLDTSLPLHELRKGESYRLGFFLVGAYQEILGDIHNLFGDTDAIEVKVHEGECRVTQQRRGDTTDVMLDYVGYKLDDLRRIYRARVGAVDLSKSEADRLNAALESGLTAYTYLDDTPLD, from the coding sequence ATGTCCGCTTGGAACCTTGAAGCCGCCCGCAAGACCTACTCCATACCGCATTGGTCTGAAGGGTATTTCGACGTGGACGGCGATGGCCGCGTTGTCGTCTCGCCACTGGGCGCCGAGGGCCCGAAAATCGCGCTGGCCGAGGCGGTAAATCGCGCCTTGCAGGGCGGCGCGCATTTGCCGGTGCTGGTGCGGTTTCCCGACATCCTGGGCCACCGTCTTGCCAAGCTGCAGGGCGCGTTCGCGCAAGCCCAGCAGGATTGGGACTATCGCGGTGGCTATACCGCGGTGTACCCGATCAAGGTCAACCAACACGCGGGCGTCGCCGGCACCTTGGCCAGCCATCATGGCGAAGGCTTCGGCCTCGAGGCCGGTTCCAAACCCGAACTGATGGCGGTGTTGGCCTTGTCGCGTCCGGGCGGCTTGATCGTCTGCAACGGTTACAAGGATCGCGAATACATCCGCCTGGCCTTGATCGGCCGCAAGCTCGGGCTGCAAACCTACATCGTCATCGAGAAGCCGTCAGAACTGAAATTGGTGCTGGAAGAATCCAAGAACCTCGGCGTCAAACCGGGCTTGGGTGTGCGCATGCGCCTGGCGTCGCTGGGCGCGGGCAAGTGGCAGAACTCCGGCGGCGACAAAGCCAAGTTCGGCTTGAATCCGCGTCAGGTTTTGGACCTTTGGAAATCGCTGCGCGACGCCGAGCTCGGCGATTGCCTGGAATTGCTGCACTTCCATATGGGTTCGCAAATTTCCAATGTGCGTGATATCGCCAACGGCATGCGCGAAGCCACGCGCTACTTCGTCGAATTGTCGAAGTTGGGTGCGAAGATCAGCCACGTCGACGTGGGCGGCGGTCTCGGCATCGACTACGAAGGCACGCGCTCGCGCAGTTACAACTCGGTGAACTATGGCGTGCATCACTATGCCTCGAGCATCGTTCAACCCTTGGCGCAAGCCTGCGAACAGAACGATCTGCCGCCGCCGCGCATCGTGACCGAATGCGGTCGCGCCATGACCGCCCACCACGCCGTGTTGGTGGCCAACGTGAGCGAAGTCGAGCAGGCGCCGGAAGGCCGCGTGCCGCCGCACAATGAGGACGAGTCTCAGCCGGTGCGCGATTTGCGCGAGCTGCACGCCGAGTTGGCTGAACGTCCGGCGGTTGAAGTGTTCCATGAAGCCACCCAGGCACATGCCGAAGGCTTGTCGCTGTATGCGCTGGGACAGATTGATCTGGTGCAACGTGCGCGCATTGATGATTTGTTCTATGCCATCGCGCACGCGGTGAAATCGCGTTTGACATATGACGAAAAGAGCCATCGTGACTTGCTTGATGAGTTGAACGAGCGTTTGGTCGACAAGTACTTCGTCAACTTCAGCGTGTTTGAATCCATGCCGGATGTCTGGGCGATCGACCAAGTCTTTCCGATCGTGCCGATCGAGCGCTTGAACGAAGCACCGACACGGCGCGGCATCATCGCCGACCTGACGTGTGATTCGGACGGCAAGATCGATGTCTACGTCGAAAACGAAGATCTGGATACGTCGTTGCCGCTGCACGAGCTGCGCAAAGGCGAAAGCTACCGTCTGGGCTTCTTCCTGGTCGGCGCCTATCAGGAAATTCTCGGCGACATCCACAACTTGTTCGGCGACACCGATGCCATCGAGGTCAAAGTGCACGAAGGCGAATGCCGCGTGACCCAGCAACGTCGTGGCGACACGACCGACGTGATGCTCGACTACGTCGGCTACAAGCTGGATGACCTGCGGCGAATCTATCGTGCCCGTGTGGGCGCGGTGGACTTGAGCAAGTCGGAAGCCGATCGCTTGAATGCCGCATTGGAGTCGGGTCTGACGGCCTACACCTACTTGGACGACACGCCGCTGGACTGA
- a CDS encoding SDR family NAD(P)-dependent oxidoreductase, which yields MNTLCVTGATSGFGQAIAEKFLSEGWQVIATGRRADRLAALKSQWGDAVHTAVVDMRDETAIAGFVAALPEGFKRIAVLVNNAGLALGTSPAQRAELAQWKQMIDTNITGLVTLTHALLPSLIDSKALIVNISSIAATYPYTGGNVYGGTKAFVSQFSLGLRSDLHGTGVRVTSIEPGLAETEFTLVRNGGDQAASDTLYKDAAPIVGKDIADQVWWLSQLPPHLNINRLEVMPVSQSFAGFQIHRG from the coding sequence ATGAACACTTTATGCGTCACCGGCGCGACGTCGGGCTTCGGCCAAGCGATCGCCGAAAAATTTCTGTCTGAAGGCTGGCAAGTCATTGCCACGGGCCGCCGCGCCGATCGCTTGGCGGCGCTTAAATCGCAATGGGGCGACGCGGTGCACACGGCCGTTGTGGACATGCGCGATGAGACCGCGATTGCCGGTTTCGTGGCGGCCCTCCCCGAAGGCTTCAAACGCATCGCGGTGCTGGTGAACAATGCCGGTTTGGCATTGGGCACTTCACCCGCGCAGCGCGCCGAGCTCGCGCAGTGGAAACAGATGATCGACACCAATATCACCGGTTTGGTGACATTGACCCATGCCTTGCTGCCGTCGTTGATCGACAGCAAGGCGCTCATCGTCAACATCAGCTCGATTGCCGCAACCTACCCCTACACCGGCGGCAATGTGTACGGCGGCACCAAAGCCTTCGTATCGCAATTCTCGTTGGGTCTGCGATCCGACCTGCACGGTACAGGCGTGCGCGTCACCAGCATCGAGCCCGGCCTTGCCGAAACCGAATTCACCCTGGTCCGCAACGGCGGTGACCAAGCGGCGTCAGACACCCTGTACAAAGACGCCGCACCGATCGTCGGCAAGGACATCGCCGATCAAGTGTGGTGGCTATCGCAACTGCCGCCGCACTTGAATATCAACCGCTTGGAAGTGATGCCGGTGAGCCAGAGCTTTGCCGGATTCCAGATCCACCGGGGCTAA
- a CDS encoding SPOR domain-containing protein, whose product MAQNRGRQPARRNYNSNRNAGMPGWAWLLIGALIAALLFLFVPRFMNKDEGGFFKPQPNPDAQPISSSGDEAEMTPDAQATAKKSAADKNAADPNYSFYDMLPGDEVKLTDAQLAAMAKAEKEKTDASAANADAAAADTGAAALPEPIDTATASTTPASAPAVPAAKPTTATEKPKTTEVAKTTTAKTVSPNTSTPYILQAGAFGQASQADELKAKVALLGLNARVEEATINGKTMFRVRMGPYATASELSAAKTKLGNGGLSAIPIKAK is encoded by the coding sequence ATGGCACAGAACCGTGGTCGCCAACCGGCCCGTCGCAACTACAACAGCAACCGCAACGCCGGGATGCCCGGCTGGGCTTGGTTGCTGATCGGCGCACTGATCGCCGCCTTGTTGTTCTTGTTCGTGCCCCGTTTCATGAACAAGGACGAGGGCGGTTTCTTCAAGCCCCAACCCAACCCCGACGCGCAGCCGATTTCCAGCAGTGGCGACGAGGCGGAAATGACGCCGGACGCACAAGCCACTGCAAAGAAATCGGCGGCCGATAAAAACGCGGCGGACCCGAACTATTCGTTCTACGACATGTTGCCGGGCGATGAAGTCAAACTGACCGACGCGCAATTGGCGGCCATGGCGAAGGCCGAAAAAGAAAAAACCGACGCCTCCGCCGCGAATGCCGACGCTGCGGCCGCGGACACCGGCGCTGCCGCTTTGCCGGAACCCATCGACACCGCCACAGCCTCCACAACGCCAGCATCGGCGCCGGCCGTGCCCGCCGCGAAGCCGACGACTGCGACCGAAAAGCCGAAGACGACTGAAGTCGCCAAGACGACGACGGCGAAAACCGTCTCGCCGAATACATCGACGCCTTACATCCTGCAAGCCGGTGCGTTCGGCCAAGCGTCGCAAGCCGACGAGTTGAAGGCCAAGGTTGCACTGCTGGGTCTCAACGCCCGCGTCGAGGAAGCCACGATCAACGGCAAGACCATGTTCCGCGTCCGCATGGGGCCTTACGCCACCGCGAGCGAGCTCTCTGCCGCGAAAACAAAACTGGGCAATGGCGGTTTGAGCGCCATTCCGATCAAGGCCAAGTAA